Proteins found in one Bradysia coprophila strain Holo2 chromosome X unlocalized genomic scaffold, BU_Bcop_v1 contig_35, whole genome shotgun sequence genomic segment:
- the LOC119069509 gene encoding alcohol dehydrogenase 1-like, translated as MSFSAKNIVITGGAGEIALELVQHLLDHGAENIALLDIDQRIESITKICNANPTKQIRFYLTDVSSRSNLEQVFKEVIDTFHSIDAIIACAGVFDELDYERTVNINLLGLMHTNHIGLSYMSKCKGGSGGIIVNISSVAGIDCSQFSTPTYNATKHGVVAFTRSFGDEFYYQETGVRFLTICPGVTLTKFLDDVPQRCYSVEAFTKSKQKLEHMMQQTVAEFAAAFLEVIREAKNGTVWLIDGGKYKEIEYKNHWFDNVNDVTSQ; from the exons ATGAGCTTCTCTGCGAAAAATATCGTAATTACTGGTGGTGCGGGTGAAATCGCCTTGGAACTGGTACAACATCTGCTAGACCATGGCGCTGAg aatATTGCTCTGCTGGACATTGATCAGCGTATCGAATCGATCACAAAGATTTGCAACGCCAATCCGACAAAACagattcgattttatttaaccGACGTCTCGAGCAGATCGAATCTGGAACAGGTATTCAAAGAAGTTATTGACACATTTCATTCTATTGACGCAATTATCGCCTGTGCCGGTGTTTTCGATGAGCTGGATTACGAGCGTACCGTTAACATTAACTTG CTGGGATTGATGCACACTAATCATATTGGATTGAGCTACATGAGCAAATGTAAGGGCGGTAGTGGTGGCATAATCGTGAATATTTCTTCGGTGGCTGGTATAGATTGTTCGCAGTTCAGTACACCCACGTACAATGCAACCAAACATGGTGTTGTGGCTTTCACTCGAAGTTTCGGT GATGAATTTTATTACCAAGAAACTGGCGTCAGATTCTTAACGATTTGTCCGGGCGTAACACTCACAAAATTTCTGGATGATGTTCCACAACGGTGCTATTCAGTCGAAGCATTCACCAAGTCGAAACAGAAATTGGAACACATGATGCAACAAAC GGTGGCCGAATTTGCAGCTGCATTTCTTGAAGTTATCCGAGAAGCGAAAAACGGAACGGTGTGGCTGATTGATGGCggaaaatacaaggaaattgaatacaaaaatCATTGGTTTGATAATGTCAACGACGTCACTTCTCAATA A